Genomic DNA from Shouchella patagoniensis:
GCCTTGCAGCAAGCTGCGAGGCTTTTCCGTCGCCCGCAAACAGCGAAATGCATACTGGACGCGTGATTTTTTCATCAGTAAAACGGCGTGCGACATTCTTGATCAATCGAGATTTTGTCAACAAACTGAACTCCGCATGCAGGAACTTTCTTCTTCTTACTCTTCATTTTTGTTGATGATGCCATACAGCACGACGTCTTCAAATAAACCATTTTTTACTACATGGTCTTTTTGGATTCCTTCATATTCCATCCCGCACTTTTCCATGATCTTTCCAGAGGCAGGGTTTGATTTCAAAAATCGTGCATAAACCCGGTGGTATTTCTTTTCACTAAATACAAACTCAATAACTGCCTTTGCTGCTTCTGTTCCGTATCCATTGCCCCAATACTCTTCTGCTATCCAGTAACCCATTTCCCCATTTCGATGAGGTTGCTGATTCGACATACTAATTGCGCCATATAACTGTCCGCTAAACTTATCTGTTACTGCAAATTCATATCGTTTATTCTCTTCGAAATTCTGTTCATGAGTCGAAATCCATAAAAGAGCGCAATCCAGTGTATAAGGATATGGAAGAGTTAACGTACTCTTATATAGATTATAATTGTTGCACATTCTACTGACCGTTTCAGCATCCTCTTTTTTAAACAAGCGTAAAAGCAAACGATCTGTCTCAATTGTTTTCTCTGTTTTCTGATAAATAATCCCTTCACCTCATTCTCCTGATTTCAGCCAGATATTGCATTCCATTATACATGAAAACACATTGGTCAATTCGTTTTGTTACATGATTCTGTAAATAATATTAACGAATGATGTATAAGAAAAAACCTAGGCGGATACAATGGTTATTGTATTCCCTATTCCCCCTTTAACCTCTAACAAATTGTTAGAGGTTTTTTTGTTTTCCACGCTCTATTCATACATCGTCTTCGGACAGGCATACAATGATATATGCTTCGTTCCGGAAGGATGAAAAACGTGAATAGCTCTACTTCTCTAGCTTCTTTCTATGCACTTACTGCTGTTTGTTTCTGGGGTATCTCATTTGTATCTGCCAAGGTGGTTCTCCCGTTTATTGATTCAAGCACGCTCCTTTTTATAAGATTTGGGATCGGTGCACTTTTTCTGTTTCTCTTGCTCCTTTTCTCAAAAGGAGCTAAACTTCCGCCTCTCCGCTATTTGCCTCACTTATTTGTATTAAGTGTTATCGGTGTTTTTGTGCATCAATTGCTGCAACTTACTGCGTTACTTACTATTGATGCCTCAGCAGCAGGCTGGATGATTTCATTTGCACCTGTTTTTACGGTAGCTTTATCAATTGTATGTTTAAACGAACGCCTAACGCCTAAAAAATCAGTTGGTATTGTCATCGCAACGATTGGTGTGATATTGGTTATCTCTGGCTCAAATGGACAATCAGTTGCTTTTTATGCCAACATAGGTTATTTCCTCAAGCTACTAAGCACGCTGAATTGGGCGATTTATTCCATTTTGTAAAAACAAATCGTGATTCCTTTACCACCTCTTGCGATTACATGTTATACATGCCTTATAGGTGCGTTATTATCGATGCCTCTTTTCCTCTCAAACGAGGGCACTAAGCAACTTTATTTAATAGGTATAGTTGAATGGTCACACTTATTGTTTTTAGGTATTTTTGTTTCTGGAATTGCCTATTGGTGCTGGTCTAAAGCGATTAACACAATTGGTGCTTCTCGCACCTCTTCTTTTTTGTATGCGGAACCGATTGCTACACTGATTGCAGCTGTCCATCTTCTCAATGAAAAAATCGTACTCATAAGCATGGTTGGCGGCGTCATAATTATAGGAGGAGTTATTTTAATGAACAGAAGTGGCGATAAGTTTATAACTAGATATAAGAGGTGATTGCTACAATGTTTACTAAAAGGATTCATCAAGTGTTAGGGTCCTTAAAGTCGCCGAATATGACCGAACTACGTGATGCCATACTCTCGCTTGATGCAAAAATGAAAGATGTGTCTCCTTATTTAATGCAAGACGAACACAAACCTTATTACCGTCAATTGCTGTTCCAGTCTAAGGAAGTGGAACTGCTTGTTATGAACTGGTCTAATCTAGACTGCGCACCCCATGATCACGGGAATTCATTTGGATGGATTCAAGTGGTTAGCAATGATTGTCAAAATACTGTCTATAAGACCAATGATGACGGTATACCGCAAGAACTATTTACCCAAACCCATAGAAACGGAAAACTCTTTCTCGCTCCAAGAAAAGGGATTCATAAAATGAAGGGAAGAAAAGGTTTAGTTACGTTACACCTTTACGCGCCACCCATTACCGGAATGAAAGTTTATGATTTACAAAAGTGCGCAGCATGCGTTGTTGCGGATGATTGTGGTGCCTGGTGGCCAGAAGAGCAACGGCAAAAGATAAGAGAATATCAACTCGCCAGTCCAGCATTGAATAAAGAATAAGAGGGTATAGTGACAAGGAAACGAATATGTTAAGGAGATCAAAAATGGAGGAAACAGATGCTTATTTCAGAATTGCAACCAACGAAGTTAACAGATGACCAGTTAACGCAATTGCTGTTTCATTATAAAGAAGATGATGGTCAAGCCGGAGAATGCATTTTCGTCCCTGGCAGCAGCAAAGCTGTTGAACTTCGAGTACCAAAAGCAATTGAGTTGTATAAAGCTGGAAGAGCACAAAAAATGCTTTTCTCTGGTGGGGTATCTTGGGACCAAACGAAAAAGCCGGAAGCCGTCATGATGGGTGAACGAGCTTTGAAAGAAGGTGTACCGGCAAACGATATTTTAATTGAAGACATCTCCTTACACACAAAGGAAAATGTTCTTGCATCGTTGCTTGTACTCGATCGTGCCTTCGATTTGCATAATATTAACCATATGATCATCGTTACCGCAGAGATCCA
This window encodes:
- a CDS encoding DMT family transporter, with the translated sequence MNSSTSLASFYALTAVCFWGISFVSAKVVLPFIDSSTLLFIRFGIGALFLFLLLLFSKGAKLPPLRYLPHLFVLSVIGVFVHQLLQLTALLTIDASAAGWMISFAPVFTVALSIVCLNERLTPKKSVGIVIATIGVILVISGSNGQSVAFYANIGYFLKLLSTLNWAIYSIL
- a CDS encoding GNAT family N-acetyltransferase → MIYQKTEKTIETDRLLLRLFKKEDAETVSRMCNNYNLYKSTLTLPYPYTLDCALLWISTHEQNFEENKRYEFAVTDKFSGQLYGAISMSNQQPHRNGEMGYWIAEEYWGNGYGTEAAKAVIEFVFSEKKYHRVYARFLKSNPASGKIMEKCGMEYEGIQKDHVVKNGLFEDVVLYGIINKNEE
- a CDS encoding cysteine dioxygenase — translated: MFTKRIHQVLGSLKSPNMTELRDAILSLDAKMKDVSPYLMQDEHKPYYRQLLFQSKEVELLVMNWSNLDCAPHDHGNSFGWIQVVSNDCQNTVYKTNDDGIPQELFTQTHRNGKLFLAPRKGIHKMKGRKGLVTLHLYAPPITGMKVYDLQKCAACVVADDCGAWWPEEQRQKIREYQLASPALNKE
- a CDS encoding YdcF family protein, with amino-acid sequence MLISELQPTKLTDDQLTQLLFHYKEDDGQAGECIFVPGSSKAVELRVPKAIELYKAGRAQKMLFSGGVSWDQTKKPEAVMMGERALKEGVPANDILIEDISLHTKENVLASLLVLDRAFDLHNINHMIIVTAEIHMRRVYLTMNMYMPSWITYSLCPVSDRTTKESNWFSNRYGRKRVETEATKLIDYTRRGAIADEELKLI
- a CDS encoding DMT family transporter encodes the protein MIPLPPLAITCYTCLIGALLSMPLFLSNEGTKQLYLIGIVEWSHLLFLGIFVSGIAYWCWSKAINTIGASRTSSFLYAEPIATLIAAVHLLNEKIVLISMVGGVIIIGGVILMNRSGDKFITRYKR